AATCCATTTTACTAAAATGAAATTTTTTATTCCATTCATTCTTGTTTTTTTTACTCATTTTGCATCTCATGCTTTCTCTACCTTTAGAGTTGTAAAGGATTCTGTTGGTTTGGAACGTAGGGGGAATAATTTATACATAAAACATAAGGTTACTATTGGCGAAGATATTTACCAAATTGCTAGAAAATATGGGGTAAATAAAGAAACACTCATTACATTGAACCCTAGCGCAAAGAAACAGTTACAGATAGGGCAAATTTTATACATTCCACACCCACAGACAGCCTACAGAATTTCTCAACTAAAAGGCTATAAAGTACGACCTAATGAAACACTTTTTTCTATTGCTTCCAAGTTTCAAACAGATGTCAAAACACTCAAAGAGCTCAACGAACTCTATACCACTCAAATACAAACAGGACAAGAACTTCTCATTCCCTATCCAAATAGTCATCAAGACTTATATGATGTTCCTGTGAGTGCTTATAGTCCAGCAAAAGACCCCAATGCAAAGACTCAAGCAGCTAAAAAATATCATTTGGTAATTAGTGGAGAGACTTT
This portion of the Bernardetia sp. genome encodes:
- a CDS encoding LysM peptidoglycan-binding domain-containing protein, giving the protein MKFFIPFILVFFTHFASHAFSTFRVVKDSVGLERRGNNLYIKHKVTIGEDIYQIARKYGVNKETLITLNPSAKKQLQIGQILYIPHPQTAYRISQLKGYKVRPNETLFSIASKFQTDVKTLKELNELYTTQIQTGQELLIPYPNSHQDLYDVPVSAYSPAKDPNAKTQAAKKYHLVISGETLYSISQKYGVSVENLKKWNNNQTGQINAGQKIIVGQGEGYNEKVFIVASASNTQTQKGKPHSESGVCHAFLSTDKLQAMHRTAPTGTKIRVTLESTGRSVVVEVLGNFPDIDANKNVVIIISRAAARKLGTMSKEFPVYLSWSE